CCACTAGCCCTCACATCAACCCCTCCATTTAAACCTCCAAAAAAATCTCCATCCATGGTTAATGACAAAATTCAGCCAAAACAATCAAAGTTCATACCAAAGTCAGAAAGTTCTTAGGTCACCAGCTCCACTTGCCCAAGATCTAATCCCATTTAACACACAGCATGCAACACAAAGTCAAGATACTCTACCAACAACATTACAAAGTGCATCAACATCCAAGGAGACATTAGCAGCTGCAAGCACTGCTACAACCAGGTTGTTCAAGTTCATTCCCAACCCACCATCCAAGAAGACAAAGGATTAAAGAGTTGTGCCTTTATGTTGTTTTGGACTAAATGTGTGTTTTTGTAATAGTTTATGACAAATTTCAGATACAATTGCCTTTTTTGTTACATGTTTTGTGTTACTGATTTTTTGTCATAGTAAACTTATTAATGGTAACATgccatatacatatatacattaCTGGCAAAttggttttctttttttttttttatcagttTTAGATTTGGATGTTTAATCACAACTTTAATGTCAGTTCTTGAATGTTTGTTTAGTTGTTGTTTtgtcaattttaatttcatacATACATTACAACATACAGGCTATCAATGATACAGGGTATTTAAATCATTTATACAAATGGCATATTTCATTTGTCTTGGAAAAAGTCAACACATTTATCTTGTTCAATCATTGATCAATTACTACACTTtatgatggtttcagtggctaagagaaggggggttgaatcttagcccatTTTTCACTTAATAACACTTGCTGGTCTTTGACACAACTTCTGGAGACTTTTTGATTTTTGTCTCATACACAGCCACGAGACTTTTGCTTTTTATCTCGTGGCCTGGCACgagatatttttcagttttatcTACTGTGCagcagaaacagaaatggagtagaagagagagaaaattacacccagatatatcctggttcagctgctaagtgcagtgcaacCTATATCCAGTCTCCACCATAACAATGAtgaaatttcactataatcatctttgattacaaacaccaatttttcctaggaactacccttcctatcCACAACAAGTCCATAATCTAAACCCCAatcctgaacttgacttggtcactGCCAAGCTTTAAACTactaagtgctaacccaacttgcaaggggattcccacagaatcatgaaacacaatacagatgtacaaaggaactctaaggacatctatggcttttttcttttaattttgcactctctgccttttttcgctctatgactttttcttacaaacctcactgtttgcctttttccatgagagtcaagacagacaaaattaaacagaaaaatacaaaacagaatacattgaaggagaagaacttctgttagcttaggtagctatgTGAACagtgtgccttgcactctcactcCTTGCTTCAAGCCCTGGCTGTTTTTCCTATTTATAGAGGGAGAAGCCTCCACGGTTGAAACCAAAAGAACCAAGctaatcttcttcttcttcatgcaaaccggttcggccagagagagagagagaggagaagtaACTGAATGCAataaccaacatgcaattacctctggTTCTTCCTTGGTCACCAATAATCATCAATCCGAGCCTTCCAACTTGCCTTGCACTCCAAGATGGACTCCtagcccttgatgcttcatgatgataaCAGCTGCATCTGCTCCATcctctgcctcttccatcacgtagccactgtagctacctcctgtggtgtttgagcagaatcagagacaagccatccctccaaggatcttcttcctctgaccgagatcttctcttctatttttggtATAGAGAGATTGAGCTTACTTCACCAAATCTTACCTCCTTTGGTGAAGATCTCAGCCCCAacatactttttattttctttttcttgccatcattacaATGGTCTTGTAACTTACTTCTCCTTCTTTTCGGTGTCTAGCCATAGCTTCCATGCTTTCACTGTGTTGATATGACcgaatgaagaagagaagtgagagagaagaaagagatgTTATCactacaaaatttttattaattggtGGAAGTTTTATAATGGAAGTTTTTAAAAACATCCACAACATCATTTATTTGTAGCAATTTACAAAATCTCCCTAAATAAAAATCTCAACATTTACACAAAATTAAAACACCCACACATCTGAAGTCCACCTAAACACTCAAAGCCCATACCAAAATAAAATGTTGGCTTAGTTTCAAGTGAGGGGAGAGTGAGCAAGACCTATGAATGAAAACCCTAAATTGCAGCATCATCGTCGCCGTCGCCGTCGCCGTCCCCGCTTCTCCGTCATCGCCATAGCCACAGCCACAGCCATTCATCTCCTTGCCGCTAGTGCCAATGCCACAATGTGCTTCGACAATCTCTTTTTCCGTTATCTCTTTCGTCAACTCATCTCCTCAGGCCGCGACGTGGTAATTTTTGAGATCTCCTTCTGCGTTCTTTTGTGCATTCATTCAGATTTGCAtttcttctacattcttccgtCGAAGCTTTTTTGTGACTTGTGATTTCCACATTAATTTAGTTTGATTGACTACTTCTTTGATTTCGGATTTGACTTGTTACTTTTGCGATTATTCAGTAACTTGATGGCAATGCAATTAGTAATGTTATTTTTGCTTATTAATTTCGCGACAAAATTTTTGATATAGTGCAAGGAATTTTtgctaatttttaaattttgatttcgcGACACCCTTTTATTTTGATACTAATGTATATATTTGAAATCCTGataaattgattttatttaGAAACATCTATGTTGCTtactctatatttttttttcatatagaTTTCTCAGGCAAGAAAATTTGATATCGAGAAAACAAAGCTAATGTGTGTTAACATGCTCAAGTTGAGGAAGGAATTTGGTTCAGACATTATTGTAGAGGTATTGCTTTGAATTCGTTAGATATGTCATATTATCATGATGGAAGGAACTGTGAGTGGAATCGCAACTGCCGAAGCTGAAATGGCTGGTAAAGGTGCAGCTGATGCTGTTGCTGCAGGGGCTGAAGCTATTGTGGCTTCGCCCAAAACGAGTGATAGTCCCAGTTTGAGCAAGTTGTTTAGCGGTAATTTGTTGGAGAAATTTACTTTGGACAACTCCACATACTCGCAGGCGCAAATCAGAGCTACTTTCTACCTAAAATTCGAGAATGAGAAGTTAGATCAAGAGGTTTGATCATGTGCTTTGTAAACAATTCAATGTACGTTTAGTTCTGAAAATATTGCTTATATTATAGTTGTTCTATTTGCCTGTAGATAAGGATAAGAATGATTAAGATGGTAGCTAAAGGTTTGGCTACGTTAGAGGTATGTTTGTTGTGCTTTAAATTTTTGTGTTGGTTGAAAAATTGTTGAATGGtgtgatttttatgattttattgattttcATTGGTGGAGTTAATCTTGTTGTCCTGCATGTGCAGGTTTTTCTCAAACACTCTGGTTCTCTTTTTATGTATGCGGGTCATGAAGGTGGAGCTTATGCAAAAAATAGTTTTGGAAAATATGTATCTTTGTGACATATTAtgtatattttgaaatttttttgtttccTTATTTACCTTATGTTCGTTGTTTTTTTCTTGAATAGTAGTCATGCAGCAACGTGGATAATGGTCATGCCTTAGGGCATGATAGTTTTcattcataaataaataaatttactaGGAGTACATTCCATTGGCCTCCACTTCTCCCTCTACTCATATCCCTTTGTTATGCTTTCTTTATGcggttaatatttttatttatggtTTATTGCTCTTTTCCATTGTTGCAGATATACTGTTGTTGGTGTATTTATACTTAGGCGGATGTTTCGCGAGGCTTGGGGAGCTGCGGCTTCTAAAAAACAAACTGAATTTAATGATTTTCTTGAggtaattttagaaattagtatAAAATTGAATAGCATCTGGGCTTTGTGGTAGTGGCAAACATGTTTGGAAATGCAATGATTATCAAGCATGGaattagaaagaaaatgcaATATTCTTCCCCCCACCCCCTTTTTCAGTTTTtacatttttcttgagtttatTCCATTAAAACATTTCCATGGATGCTTAATTTATTAGATTAAGAATTCTTGTATTTTCTGTTCCAAACATTGGGCCACTTTGTGCAAATTAAGAGCTTTTTATCTGAAAAAATTCATGCTGCATGTCCTTGTGTAATTTGTACTGTTTGAGCATAGATACCTTAGTTTGATATTGTTAATTGCTAACTATCTGCTGAACCCACTTTGCTCTTTCATTTTTGGGTAGTATATATACTAATTTACAATTGTTTGCAGAATTAATTATGCAGTGATTTACTAATGATTTGCGTACAAATAATGTGATGGTCTTTGATTTAGGGTGTGTTGTTGTATAGGACTTTGATTTCAAGGAAATCAATGAAGTGATAATCCTTCCTTGAGCCTTAGACTACAACAAAATTCATGTGAGTATGAAGAACTTTACCTTACATCTTCTTGTATTTGTCATAAAAAGTAGGTACAACCTGGTAACTAAAACTTGTGATTTATCCGCAGGTTCTTGGTAACTAATATGATACTAAATTGCTTGAAAAATGGCTTTTTTTAATTCTTGCTCGACTTTTGTACATCTTCAAATCGTAATCGAATAAAAGGAAACCGAAAAAATAATAAGGTGTATGTTGTCATGTTTACTCGTATGCAATGCAGTTACGTCATGAGAGGATTGATGAAAGAATGAAGGCTTGCAGGAATTAGTTTTCAGCATCAATAAGGTTAGTGGTTTTAATTTCTATGCATTGGTATTACAAATTTTATAACTTGAATATCCTTGGTTTGCTTAGATATTGTGAATCTATGTTGTTGTAGACAGACAGAAACATTTATAGCCATAGGTTTTAAGCATATTGAAGAAGGTGAGAAATTAGCGGTTGGCTTTTGATACCTTGTCCAATTGTACAAGATGAAATTGAACCCCTAACCTAACATTAAGTCTCAAATAGATCATGCTAGCTATGTTTAAgcataaaattttcattttttttctaaataagTCAAATATGAGTAAATTTGAATATTATCTCTTTACTCATGTTGAACCTCCTTGTTAATTATGTGTGCTTCGCCGCTAATTACTCTTGATTGTAGCGCACAAtggtatatgtatatatataggCTTGAAGAGATATGATTCTAGTTCTAACAGACTAATAAATCAAACAATTTTGTTGAATCAGGATGAGCCCCCAAGTGAAAGGAAGATTGCCAAATTGTGTTAATATGCTGCAAAAGAATCCTTTTCGGATTCCAAAggtatcttttctttttcatttcattcATATAGAAGTTTGAGAAAGGCGGGAAGGGGAATAATATGAATATCCTTCAATTAATTGAATCTGTTGCTGAAGTTCATGAAATCTACTTTTCTTGCTAGATAGCTCTCATAGTGTGAAAATTTCTTGTCTTGTATAGTGTGAAAATTGGAATTGTCTCTCATAGTGTATAGTGTCATGTTATATGCTGCTAATTTTGTTGTTAAAGCTCAGTTAAAGCTTGATCTTTGATGATAGTCTTAAGGTACTTTGGTCATGTGTAATGCCCTTTTATGacaatcaatatatatataaacaaatttGTATATCTTCAGTTAATTAAAGAATTTGTGTTTTATTGTCAGTTTGTGATCCAGTGATGGGTGACGAAGGAAAATTTTATGTTCCTCAAGAGCTAATATCAGTTTATTGTGAAAAGGTAAAACTGTTTAGCAAAGATGTTTCTGCAGGTGCTCATGTGCAAATAATATATACAATGCATCAAGTTTAAAGAATATAAATcttttaaagaatataaatcttttagttcaattatttataatttggaAACAGGCACGACAAGCCTATCTTATTGGCAATAAAGCCCTAGCAAAGGAACTTAATGCTAAAGGGCAAGTGCACAACATGCATATAAAAGCAGCTCATGGAAAAGCTCAGGAATCTATTTATCGCCAGAGGTTTGTTATTCCTAAATACTTTCATATCTCCTTTATTCATACTAGTTTTCATTAAAATGGGGACACATATGATGTCACATTGAAATGTCTTGCTTGCCCCCCCAGAGCCTGTTTATACTGATGAGAAAGTTTAAGAGCTGGCTCTAATCTTATCCCATTTAAACTTGGTTTTACTTATTTATTCTGTTTATGTATCTATACGAATATGTCAATTTTACTTGTATATTTATTCATTGTGTTTATTATTGTAGGATTCAATCTGAAGATGATGGCCGAAAAGCTTGTAATTTTCTTCATGAGGCTGGACCATCAAAGGTTTATCTTTATATTTGTCCATGAAAAAGCTCCTATTTAGACAAGTGTTACAACTAtgcatattttattatttacg
The genomic region above belongs to Arachis stenosperma cultivar V10309 chromosome 5, arast.V10309.gnm1.PFL2, whole genome shotgun sequence and contains:
- the LOC130982331 gene encoding uncharacterized protein LOC130982331 isoform X2; translation: MNENPKLQHHRRRRRRRPRFSVIAIATATAIHLLAASANATMCFDNLFFRYLFRQLISSGRDVISQARKFDIEKTKLMCVNMLKLRKEFGSDIIVEAQIRATFYLKFENEKLDQEIRIRMIKMVAKGLATLEVFLKHSGSLFMYAGHEDILLLVYLYLGGCFARLGELRLLKNKLNLMIFLRVCCCIGL
- the LOC130982331 gene encoding uncharacterized protein LOC130982331 isoform X1, yielding MNENPKLQHHRRRRRRRPRFSVIAIATATAIHLLAASANATMCFDNLFFRYLFRQLISSGRDVISQARKFDIEKTKLMCVNMLKLRKEFGSDIIVEAQIRATFYLKFENEKLDQEIRIRMIKMVAKGLATLEVFLKHSGSLFMYAGHEDILLLVYLYLGGCFARLGELRLLKNKLNLMIFLRTLISRKSMK